In a single window of the Anguilla rostrata isolate EN2019 chromosome 4, ASM1855537v3, whole genome shotgun sequence genome:
- the pcsk9 gene encoding proprotein convertase subtilisin/kexin type 9 yields MGQLVKFFNFAFILCLVFPFTVWAEDYAEDDGLILSVTLQDDTQPESGTEPTADFLRCNKDAWRMPGQYIVVMREGTHESQMERTKRRLLARAAKHGHLIEVLQTFSGAFRGFLVKMSSDVLHLAVRLPHVDYIEEDSSIFAQGIPWNLDRIVQTEHTAGKYSPPNNGGQVEVYLLDTSILSSHRELEGRVQVTDFNNVPEEDGVQINRQASTCESHGTHTAGIVNGRDSGVARGAIVNSVRVLNCQGKGTVSGALSALEYIRTTLLAQPYRPLVVLLPFVSGFSRTLNTACRETVRNGGVVIAAAGNDHEDACLYSPASEPQVITVGATNFEDQPVSRTNYGRCVDLFAPGDDIISASSDCPTCFTANSGTSQAAAHVAGIAAVLLNSNPNLTSTEVLQRLLLHSVKHAMDLSAFPEEHRLTTPNMVAALPTSTSEGEELLCRSVWSEKSGTSSSDTAGARCGPGEEMFSCSSFSPNGVRAGETISEREGQQECIAHNGPGGQGAHAIARCCIWASAECQASASEQQGTAVACPSPDHHLTGCSSHSVSGGTADSTRPLHGVRNAACSSGEGAKSHASCCRAPSLQCQLKEHAPPGFNELVEVSCEAGWTLTGCSTLSRGSLTHGAYARGNTCVVTSSGGGEGAEAFAICCRHARSQKRTGSNHK; encoded by the exons ATGGGGCAATTAGTCAAATTTTTCaactttgcttttattttgtgccTTGTTTTTCCCTTTACCGTGTGGGCTGAAGACTACGCTGAGGACGATGGTCTGATTCTGTCTGTGACTCTTCAAGATGATACCCAACCAGAATCTGGAACTGAACCAACTGCAGATTTTCTCAGGTGTAATAAG GACGCATGGCGAATGCCTGGGCAGTATATTGTTGTAATGCGCGAAGGCACTCACGAGTCTCAAATGGAGCGCACGAAGCGGAGGCTCTTGGCACGCGCGGCCAAACACGGACACCTTATAGAAGTCCTTCAGACCTTCTCGGGAGCTTTCCGTGGATTTCTTGTCAAGATGAGCAGCGATGTGCTTCACCTG GCAGTCAGGCTGCCGCACGTGGACTACATCGAGGAAGACTCTTCCATCTTCGCGCAGGGCATTCCGTGGAATCTTGACCGGATTGTACAGACAGAACACACTGCTGGAAAGTACAGCCCACCAA ATAACGGtgggcaggtggaggtgtacCTCCTGGACACCAGTATTCTAAGTAGTCACAGAGAGCTCGAGGGGCGGGTCCAGGTCACTGACTTTAACAACGTTCCAGAGGAGGACGGCGTCCAGATCAATCGACAG gCCAGCACGTGCGAGAGTCACGGCACCCACACAGCCGGAATCGTTAATGGCAGGGATTCGGGCGTGGCCAGGGGGGCCATTGTGAACAGCGTCCGTGTGCTGAACTGCCAGGGGAAGGGCACTGTGTCCGGGGCTCTTTCGG CCCTGGAGTACATCCGCACAACCCTGCTGGCCCAACCGTACAGGCCCCTGGTTGTGCTGCTGCCCTTCGTGAGCGGGTTCAGTCGAACCCTGAATACCGCCTGCCGAGAGACGGTGCGCAACGGCGGGGTGGTCATCGCCGCGGCAGGAAATGACCACGAAGACGCCTGCCTCTACTCGCCCGCGTCTGAACCACAG GTGATCACTGTGGGTGCCACAAACTTCGAAGACCAGCCGGTGAGCAGGACCAACTATGGCCGCTGTGTTGACCTCTTCGCTCCCggagatgacatcatcagcgcCTCCAGTGACTGTCCCACGTGTTTCACTGCCAACAGTGGCACGTCACAGGCAGCTGCCCATGTGGCCG GGATAGCTGCTGTGCTCCTCAACTCTAACCCCAACCTCACATCCACCGAGGTCCTGCAGCGGCTACTGCTGCACTCTGTCAAGCACGCCATGGACCTCAGTGCCTTCCCCGAGGAGCATCGTCTGACCACTCCCAACATGGTGGCCGCGCTGCCCACCTCCACGTCCGAAG GAGAGGAGTTACTGTGCAGGTCGGTCTGGTCGGAGAAGTCTGGCACCTCATCTTCGGACACTGCGGGGGCCCGCTGCGGACCTGGAGAAGAGATGTTCAGCTGCTCCAGCTTCTCCCCCAACGGTGTCCGTGCGGGAGAAACCATTTCT GAGCGAGAGGGCCAGCAGGAGTGCATCGCCCATAACGGACCTGGCGGACAAGGGGCTCACGCCATCGCCCGCTGCTGCATTTGGGCCAGCGCAGAGTGCCAGGCCAGTGCCTCCGAGCAGCAGGGCACAGCGGTGGCATGCCCCAGCCCAGACCACCACCTCACAG GCTGCAGCTCCCACTCGGTCTCCGGGGGAACGGCCGACTCCACGCGGCCCCTCCACGGTGTCAGGAACGCGGCGTGCTCCAGCGGGGAGGGCGCCAAATCGCACGCCTCCTGCTGCCGGGCTCCCAGCCTGCAGTGCCAGCTGAAGGAGCACGCGCCGCCTGGCTTCAACGAGCTG GTGGAGGTGTCCTGCGAGGCGGGCTGGACCCTGACGGGCTGCAGCACCCTGTCCCGCGGCTCCCTCACCCACGGGGCCTACGCCAGGGGGAACACCTGCGTGGTGACGAGCTCCGGGGGCGGTGAGGGGGCCGAGGCCTTCGCCATCTGCTGCCGCCACGCCCGGTCCCAGAAGCGCACCGGGAGCAACCATAAATAA